CGAAATAGAGTGGTGGGATCTGCTTTCGATCATGCTCGCTAGTTCTCCTAAACTACAAATCCTCTCAAGCTCACAGATGTAAGCAATTTCACTAGTCGACtacctcttttttttgtttgtttccacaTCTCTAGTTTTAGGTAATTTGTTGAACTAGATGACATAAACTGCATTGTTCTCAGGTATAACTGCGCGTGGACAAAAGAAATCCGTACGATCGGAAATGGAATCCACCAAAATGTGTACCGGAatgcttgttgttttttttttttgagacattCGTGTGGATAAGATGCTAGTGAAAACGAGAAGATGAGCATGAAGTTGCCACATACATACATCTTTAAGAACGCAAGACGCTTGAAGAAAGCAACTCTCTCCACAAAACCCATCAAGAGGGGAATGCTCGAAAAGTTTAAAAAGAGACGTGAGATGCTTAACGAGTTGGCTAGCTAGAGTGCTAATGTTTGGTGGACCTTTTGAGAGTTTTGAGGAAGAGATTCAGAAGATTATTACTTTATATAGTAGTGTAAAGAGTAGATTCATTTCCATTGGAAGTTCTAGTTTTTGAATATCTTGCATCAAACTAGAAGAGTTTTCTCTCAAAGTCTCAATGCTAAAAGTGCTTCAAAAGATTAGCTAGCTTAGAGGTTATTACAAATTACAGTATTATTAAACTAACAGAGTATTATCTCCTTTGGTTAGAAAGAggttaatacaaaaaaattaaactaatattgtttttaaaattcaaaatattattttgttaacattttggTATTTTATAATATCATTGCTATTTTGTTCTCTCCTACATAATACAAATAACCCACTCACATACAACCATGAACACAGATAAGGGACAAATTCGGTAAAAGGAGTGCTTTCCAATGGAAAGTCTTACATGCTAAcaaataaaatctcatattcTCAAGTCTCAACAATGGAAACATTCAATAAAGATATGATTTGTTAGTGAAATTATTtaacttaaattaaaataaaaatagaaaataaaggaaaactAAACCGTTGTCGTAATCTCAGGAATACAGTAACAAAGTAAAAGCCACCTTATTTTTCTCAGTTTCGTTGTTGTTATTCTAATTCTTTACCTCTCTCAAAAAGCTACAACTATTGAAATCACAACTCAAATGCTTTGAGATCATAGGAAGCATGCATTTTTAACTTATTTAGTAGGTTGGAATGATGAGGTACCGTTTGGCATTTTGTTATTTGGTTCTGGCCTTGCTTTCTGAATCATCGGCTTACTCCAATTCAGAAGAGGTTTGTGAGCTAGTGAGATTCACATTGAACATGGAAGAGAGCACAAGAGTACCTAAGCTTATTCTACTGCAGTTGAATTCTATTAATCAGGAAGTTAGGCTATCTGCGAGAGGAGGTCATGCACACGCGTCTCcttgtttgaaataataattataccatATGATCGATTGACAACTTATTtgatcttatatatataggctGTGCAAACGCCTACACACACTACAAGTGGTTTAGCTCAGATAGTAGAACTGTCTCTGTGACACCCTATGGGGTTATTCGGGGAAAGAGGCCTGGAGTAGCCAATGTGAAGGTCGTATCCTTTTGTGATCCTCAATACTATGATctggtaatttattttttgtccccacaatatattatatatgtatagtgtcaattatatcatttacatttgttgttgttgttgtattatGATGTGTAGGTTGTTGTCAAAGTTTTCGGAATTCAAGACATGTGCTATGACATGGATGATATGAAGGCCAATTTAGACTCTATATTATCGAAGCCAAGTATTTTTAAGTTCACCTTACTTGAGTACATAATGTTCCCATTGGCGGGCCTCATTGGTAACCTCATTTATGTATTTTACCCGGCAAAGCCTCGTATTGAGCCATGTTCATCTACAACTCACAACGACCAAGAGGTCCAAGACTGCCGCAGAACAAAGCGGATCCGACGAACCATACTAACAACCATAATGGtgaagaaaaagatatatagaCGCCGGTGGTTTTATCGGCCATACATGATCTCAAGTATAGTTCATTCTCCGGTTGGGTAAATTTGATTCTGTTTCACTTGTGTCGAATTAATCATGCTTTTTAGTTTCTCCAATGATAATTTCGTTTGAAAAAGTAAGTCTACATTATATTAATGAGATACCCATTGGATATCTCATATTCTCATCAGTGGAAATATTCAGTAGAGATATTATTAGTTAGTGAAGttctttaaattatattagaaatagaatatttttcataacctaaaaacaagaaaataaacaaaatattttattatcttttaaatattgtaaaataaacaTAGAAACCTAATGTTAATTTCCcaaaattttctgaaaataactcataaattaaactaatcttattatataaagtttggttctcaaagttagtaactcactagatcgtgacacgtgttagtttgaATGATCAGatatcaaaactaaaaactcaCCAGAGATCGTGTCAGTTTTAATGATTACATATCCATTATTGAATAATacgttatttaattaattatttaccaaataatcatcaaatccaaaagttgtatttatttggtataataaaaataaaatttatcctAAAGAtgagttaaaacaaaatttaaattagagaaagaaaaccTATTTTATgcatacattttaaaattaaaaattaatttcaatccTCAATTCTTGGTTTCTTCCGTTGATCATCAATTGGTTCTTGACGTTCGTCACATTTTTCGCGTTTGGTTCCACAATTGACATCGTCTGAATTTGTCTAAACAGATATAGATAAACCATTAACATATTAagtgaaataatatattttatttagcaAACATAACAcatcataaaatataatatatacatttaccTTTCTTTCGTCTATAATCTTTGAGACTGTAAAAATTTGATATGATGTATCAAAATCATACTTTTTAACCTGATTCTCGAATAAATAAGTATTTCCAACAATTGAATGGACACATGTGGGAACGTCTTCTAACTCTTGTTCGCCCGGATCAATTTTTATCCATacaagtaaagagacatataatagttggcttaatttgttcatatgaaaattttctaggtggtggtaaataatatatttgtaacatacaatatacataaatgtaaaaaagcacacttttaatggtaacatacataaaagatttgtatatggatataaatcattgtattatagcaaaaaacaatttttataaataatatacaataaattttaatatatttttatttataatagcATATTATTTAATGTTTGTACTTTggcaaaattaaaatttcattgatttaatgtttatgcatattttttataaaattgaatatgatcaaatttaaataagataatttatatgcaactaatatatatcatattagtttttaatactATAAAGAGTATTAAatgtcaaattaaaaataaataaataagtggTATGGTGATGTATTAAATTCTGCAGGGTTCCTtcaactatattatatataggatTCGCCCTAGGTCAAGAGTTAAGACCAAATAAACCTATTCCCCTTTTTGGTTTGTCGGCTGAATTCAGTTTAATTCTGAACCCAGAAGATAACTCACGTACGTTGTTACTCTTTTAGTCGGATTCGGTGTTATAGTCTGCGTTTGCCTTTGGAGCACTGAGAAAGCACCTTAGCAAATCGTTGTCTGTATTAACGACAATGGAACAACAATGGTATATGTTGCTTTGtttcgtttatgtttttttttctactctcGAATCCCTTTCtgtatatgatattatataatatatccTTGAACCctaataaatcctaaaacacTATCATAcgttctttaaattttttaaatttcttttacagCGAAAGTGGTTGTGAATGTTTGAGGAATGGAGATGTTGTGAATGAAGACAGAATCAGTGAGTTGGATGAAGATCTGCTTGTGCATATAATATCTTCTCTTCCGACAAAAAGTGCCGTAGCCACGAGTGTTTTGTCTAGACGTTGGAGACATGTTTGGAAGACGGTGCAAAATCTCAAGTTTGTTTCTATTAAGTATCACCGTACCTTTACAGAGGatgtttacaaattttttcTGTTACATAAAGCTCCGTTTCTAGAGAGTTTGCATTTGGAAATTAGAGATAGATATGGTGCTTCGAATGTTGGAATATTGCTCGTAATTGCATTCGCACGCCATGTGCGTAACTTGGTACTGGATTATGTTGGCAGTTTATTCTGTTTTCCGAGTGTTTTCTGCATTGATAATAATACACTCGAGTCCTTGGAACTCAAAAACTCCGTTATTTTGGATTTTCCATCTCGGGCTTGTTTGAAGTCCCTAAGAAAGCTGCACCTTTACAAAATACATGTCCATAACGAAGACTCTTTTTGCAACCTTTTATGCGGATGTCCTAATCTTGAAGATTTGGTACTTCATGGAGGCGAAACTTACCTTGGGACTGTCACTATTGCGGTGCCATCATTACAGAGACTAAccatagataaagaaaataactaTGGAGGTGGTGAAGGTTATGTGATAAATGCCCCTGCTTTGAAATACTTGAACATCAACGGGCTGttttattttgagtattttctGATTGAGAAAGCGCCAAAGCTGGAGGAGGCAAAAGT
The sequence above is drawn from the Camelina sativa cultivar DH55 chromosome 4, Cs, whole genome shotgun sequence genome and encodes:
- the LOC104783930 gene encoding putative F-box/FBD/LRR-repeat protein At3g49040 isoform X2; amino-acid sequence: MEQQWNGDVVNEDRISELDEDLLVHIISSLPTKSAVATSVLSRRWRHVWKTVQNLKFVSIKYHRTFTEDVYKFFLLHKAPFLESLHLEIRDRYGASNVGILLVIAFARHVRNLVLDYVGSLFCFPSVFCIDNNTLESLELKNSVILDFPSRACLKSLRKLHLYKIHVHNEDSFCNLLCGCPNLEDLVLHGGETYLGTVTIAVPSLQRLTIDKENNYGGGEGYVINAPALKYLNINGLFYFEYFLIEKAPKLEEAKVSDVSKIDNENIMESLTSAKRLSLQLSPFEIKFPSGSIFHQLVYLDLHTNNRKWWNLLSFMLNASPKLQILKLTDVNMSSNKGNRIGQKWNQPKCVPECLLFNLETFVWIGHEWQRKDEKEIATYILRNTRRLKKATFSTKPIEPEKLKKLEKRRRMLDELANVDRASNSCHFVFESM
- the LOC104783930 gene encoding putative F-box/FBD/LRR-repeat protein At3g49040 isoform X1: MEQQCGCECLRNGDVVNEDRISELDEDLLVHIISSLPTKSAVATSVLSRRWRHVWKTVQNLKFVSIKYHRTFTEDVYKFFLLHKAPFLESLHLEIRDRYGASNVGILLVIAFARHVRNLVLDYVGSLFCFPSVFCIDNNTLESLELKNSVILDFPSRACLKSLRKLHLYKIHVHNEDSFCNLLCGCPNLEDLVLHGGETYLGTVTIAVPSLQRLTIDKENNYGGGEGYVINAPALKYLNINGLFYFEYFLIEKAPKLEEAKVSDVSKIDNENIMESLTSAKRLSLQLSPFEIKFPSGSIFHQLVYLDLHTNNRKWWNLLSFMLNASPKLQILKLTDLDMSSNKGNRIGQKWNQPKCVPECLLFNLETFVWIGHEWQRKDEKEIATYILRNTRRLKKATFSTKPIEPEKLKKLEKRRRMLDELANVDRASNSCHFVFESM